TTGGATATACGTGTCAGTATGGTAGATACGTGTTTGTTCTGCTGTTGGATATACGTGTCAGTATGGTAGATACGTGTTTGTTCTACTGTTGGATATACGTGTCAGTATGGTAGATACGTGTTTGTTCTACTGTTGGATATACGTGTCAGTATGGTAGATACGTGTTTGTTCTACTGTTGGATATACGTGTCAGTATGGTAGATACGTGTTTGTTCTACTGTTGGATATACGTGTCAGTATGGTAGATACGTGTTTGTTCTACTGTTGGATATACGTGTCAGTATGGTAGATACGTGTTTGTTCTACTGTTGGATATACGTGTCAGTATGGTAGATACGTGTTTGTTCTACTGTTGGATATACGTGTCAGTATGGTAGATACGTGTTTGTTCTACTGTTGGATATACGTGTCAGTATGGTAGATACGTGTTTGTTCTACTGTTGGATATATGTGTCAGTATGGTAGATACGTGTTTGTTCTACTGTTGGATATACGTGTCAGTATGGTAGATACGTGTTTGTTCTACTGTTGGATATACGTGTCAGTATGGTAGATACGTGTTTGTTCTACTGTTGGATATACGTGTCAGTATGGTAGATACGTGTTTGTTCTGCTGTTGGATATACGTGTCAGTATGGTAGATACGTGTTTGTTCTACTGTTGGATATACGTGTCAGTATGGTAGATACGTGTTTGTTCTACTGTTGGATATACGTGTCAGTATGGTAGATACGTGTTTGTTCTACTGTTGGATATACGTGTCAGTATGGTAGATACGTGTTTGTTCTGCTGTTGGATATACGTGTCAGTATGGTAGATACGTGTTTGTTCTGCTGTTGGATATATGTGTCAGTATGGTAGATAAGTGTTTGTTCTACTGTTGGATATATGTGTCAGTATGGTAGATACGTGTTTGTTCTACTGTTGGATATATGTGTCAGTATGGTAGATACGTGTTTGTTCTACTGTTGGATATACGTGTCAGTATGGTAGATACCTGTTTGTTCTACTGTTGGATATACGTGTCAGTATGGTAGATACGTGTTTGTTCTACTGTTGGATATACGTGTCAGTATGGTAGATACGTGTTTGTTCTACTGTTGGATATACGTGTCAGTATGGTAGATACCTGTTTGTTCTACTGTTGGATATATGTGTCAGTATGGTAGATACGTGTTTGTTCTACTGTTGGATATATGTGTCAGTACGGTAGATACGTGTTTGTTCTACTGTTTGATATATGTGTCAGTATGGTAGATACGTGTTTGTTCTGCTGTTGGATACCTTTGTCAGTATGGTAGATATGTGTTTGTTCTGCTGTTGGATATATGTGTCAGTATGGTAGATACGTGTTTGTTCTACTGTTGGAAAAATGTGTCAGTATGGTAGATACGTGTTTGTTCTGCTGTTGGATAAATGTGTCAGTATGGTAGATACATGTTTGTTCTACTGTTGGATATATGTGTCAGTATGGTAGATACATGTTTGTTCTACTGTTGGATATATGTGTCAGTATGGTAGATACGTGTTTGTTCTCCTGTTGGATATATGTGTCACTATGGTAGATACGTGTTTGTTCTACTGTTGGATATATGTGTCAGTACGGTAGATACGTGTTTGGACTACTGTTGGATACCTTTGTCAGTATGGTAGATACGTGTTTGTTCTACTGTTGCATATGTGTGTCAGTATGGTAGATATGTGTTTTCTGTAGAACTTGTTGCATCAGACGTGGGTCAAACACTCCTGGATGTTTCATCATGTGACTAACAACCACATGACACAGATAAGAGATCTAGCACAGATGAAATGGACCGTTTCAACCTGTAAATTTACCATTCCATGAGGGTTACTTTATAAATGCAATAGATTACAGATGACTAcactgttaaaaataaaataacatcatCAACATAGTATCATCACAAAAACTAATGTAACTTAttacattaaaacatttaaagcAGACTGATTACACTCAGAATTTTACCAAAACTGTGTCACTATAAGTTGAATTAAGACACAAACTAACAAAACAGGTCATGGAGTTGGTAAATAAACTATTCAGACTGTATTAAAGAACAGATTTGTGGAAGAGTTTGACCAAAATGCATCCATTTAACAACTGGTTTTTGATCAGTAATTCTAAATAAATCATTTATCTTGTCAATAATgatggattttaacccataaaggctcagaactactttagtgtcagttcccaaataaaatattCTCTTTATTTACCCTTTTTTaatggatttatcaccatttattataatcttatccttgtattttgcattttatcgggATAaataaggtggacgtttgggtctttaagggtataaggaggatgtctgggtctttaagggtcaaaggcggacgtttgggtctttaagggtcaaaggcggacgtttggatctttatgggttaaaggggtacatttgggtctttaagggttgaaggtggacgtttgggtctttaagggttaaaggtggacatttggatctttatgggttaaaggtggacgtttgggtttttaagggttaaaggtggacatttggatctttatgggttaaaggtggacgtttgggtctttaagggttaaaggtggatgtttgggtctttaagggttaatggtggacgtttgggtctttaagggttaattatggATGTTACTTATGAATAGGTACTCTCCAACTCTatcatttctatatttttaatatatattatgtatttttttttaattttttttttttttttctgaaatttcaGATCCTTTATCAAACAATGATTTGGTTCAACATGAAGACATGTCCTCTGCTGTGGGGGGTGTCTATTCTGTTGTCTGTGGGGGCAATGGGTAGTCCCATCACCAACACCACTGGCATGAGCTCAACAGTGAAAGCAGACCAGATGgccacagcactgaccacagcaCCGACCACAGTACCGGCCACAGCACCAgccacagcactgaccacagcactgaccacagcaCCGCCCATAGCACTGACCACAGAGTCGGCCACTGCACATGTACACCATCATGAGCCTGAGAAGACCTCTGGTCCAACACACAAACCTGCAGAAGTTACTGCAACACCACACATGACCACTGAGGTCATCACAAACACTCAAGTACAACTGCTCCATACTTCGACAGTCCCAGAGTCTAAGGCCACGGCCTCAGACCAACCTACCCCCAGTGGGACCAGGACTGGAACGGTGCAGTCCACAGAGGTTCAGCCACATCCGCAATCACCCACCACTTCTACTGCAGTAACTCCTCCTGAAACAGCTTCTACAACACTGCCGACAACAGCAGCACTGGGAACAATATCCCCAACAACAGGAACAATATcaccaacaataacaacagcatcACCGACATCAGCATCTTCATCTCTGGGCAGATCCACCATGGGAACCACTACATCTGAGTTGTTCTCCACAGCAACTCCTGGTAGTTCCCCAGAGGTTCCCAGTCTCACCCATAAACCCAGCAGTCCTTCAGTTTCAGAGAACTCCTCAGTGATGGTCAGCGCTACCACCGGATCTTCACCTGTGTTGAACCACACCTCTTCTTTTCCTGAAAGCAGAACTGAGatgcccaccaccaccaccaccaccagcggcactcctcctcctccctcgaCACACAAGCCTATTTCTGCAACCACACCCTACATGTCCACATCAGCATTTCCTGACACCACAAAGCTCCAACCTCCAGCTGAGTCTTCTTCAACAAAGGTTTCCACCTCCACAACAATGGCATCCAACCATTCAGGAGGAATTCTCATTCCTGTCAGTCCCAGAAAGTTGCCAGTTCCGACCAGTAAATCCGTTACTCCTGTGACTAAAATCACAGAGAGCCCGCCCACAACTCAGGTCCAGTCCTGCTCAGTGCGACACATCATAAAACAGTGCCTCATTGCCGTTGCTGTGCTGGCTGCGTTGGCCACCATCTTCATGGTCTCTACCATTATCCTCTGCACAAAACTATCAGCAAGGAAGTATCGGGTCAAAAAACCTCAGCAGGCCACAGAGATGATGTGCATTTCTGCGCTGCTGCCTGAAAGGAATCACAACTACACAAGGCAACGCAATCCAGTCACTAACGGGGTCTTAGTGATACCAAGTGGAGCAGACAGTGATGACGATGGAGGAGATAACCTCACTCTCAGTAGCTTCCTCCCAGACAATGACCGTTTCGTTTAAACCCCACTGGAATGTTGTTGCACACGTTCTTTGAGCAGATCCTCAGAAGGGCCAACGTGTCTGATGTCAGTAATATGGAAACTGTCACCACTGGACTCATGCTTCCTCTTTGATGCTGTGGTTAGCTTAACTGCACGCCCTATCACAGTGGAGGAAGATGCCCAGACCACAAACACCAAAAGACCACGGCTGTTCTACTGTAGCATCTACACATGCATGTAGTTTGGGCAAATCTGAcaacaaatgtgcaaatgaaaacGCTTTTGGAATAAATGGAATAATCCTGACTTTACACTGAGGACTTTACAGATCAGAAGACTATCTGGGTTTAAGGACAGTTTAAATCAAACCCATAtttgtccagtttggacccagtccagtttgtccttgtaggtgtttccattgaacagtgttttgttctgctgtgtgattctagtccagtcccatctgtgttcattgtggtccaatcctgtctagttgtgttctggttctggttgaaggcagatgtttgactcagttggatccaaacctccacggtgttgccactgtagtgtgggttcatctactgctattgcacTGACTGTCTTCAACTACAGAAGAAGGGAACGCAGAATTGGCCAGAGGAAAAGTCCGCATTTATGGACACGCACTATGGATTTATGGGACACAATTGGACAGCAGGAAATCACCAACCAGTTGTAGATCCAGAATTTCCCAGTGACCCAGGTACCGTttactgaactgtgtgatgttcttgaccctctggtgtccccagactggtcctgccctggggaagcagttcctccactaaagccagtgtctattgGCCTGAAcgaactagaaccacctgttctgagtacagggtcataggggagaccattggactgaacagaaccaccaggaccacatgaacaggactaaaccaccagcaCCACATgtacaggactaaaccaccaggaccacatgaacaggactaaaccaccaggaccacatgaacaggacaaaaccaccgggaccacatgaacaggacaaaaccactccatgggtttacagTACACTGGTACACTATACTTCTAGATCCAGACGACTCCAAAACCACCTCATCAGAGTGGAAAAACTTTTTTATGATCTTTGatagtttttgtgacatttcgcTGTTTCCACAaccagtttaataataataatacattttatttgtatagcgcttttcatggaactcaaagacactttacatacagcagataaaaacagaaaccaaacacattataAACAGATAAAAGCGGGTGCAGAAGacaggtatataaatataaaacagttaaacagttaaaagcaatcttaaataagtgagtttttaaaagggatttgaaggtgttgaggtcgttATATTGTGTCGGTTATATTGTGTAATTTACATTTTGCTCATTTCTGAGggtcatggaaacccagctagtgttcaaaagttattattttcCAAATTCTTGAGCAGATCTCTGATGGTTTTCCATGTAACAACAGGTGACAGGAAGTCTGTCAAAGGACGACTGTTGTGTTGATCTGCACTGTAGCTGTGAGGCTTCActgtgttctctgtgttttcattaaccctttcatgcatgaattatgagaaccttaatcaagatttttttattcgtcttcaggcatgaaaataaacaatttgactgattttttaatgaacatatttttcatggagttacaaaaatgtccactcagcttgacaccatgtgtttaattttagaagcaaaggcacatgtatttactgatatactgtgtgaaaactatgaaattaaaatgctgctaatctgatgttttctcacattttagcatacctgcatggagctaatatgcaaaaataaataaataaataacattttgtttaaaaaaaacaaacaaaaacaaaacactatctATTACAGTCTagcaacaattagcaattttttttacactcaaacatgttactacagatcaggtttatctagaacagcacagttacagtaatggtatgaatttcagtgtatgggatgatgcattaatgtccactgtgttggctggtatggaactaaaacaacaaaatccatgattattcaagagaacccctttgaacagctgtccactgtagtgatcgctatgcatgaaagggttaatgatgagcAGGACATGTCTGTGGTTGCACTGGGGTTTGTGTGTAGAAGCATTTTTTAgttttctagttatttatcttCTCTGCCAAAGCACTTATTTAAAGTTTATCTTTCAACCCTTAAATCTTGAATATTCTAGAACAGAGTTTATCGTGTGAATTTATGTACAGTACTGTTTTCTAAGTTCCTGGTGAATTATTTGGTCAGTAAATGGTTGGTTAAATACAACAGTGTGTTGTGGACTCACTTCCCGTGTTTATGAAAGCCTCTTCTTTTACCCTGCTCTCTATTTCACATTCACTTCCTCTTGTGTCAAACAAAAACAGTCCCCTGAATTCTTCTGAAGTCTGcgctccaaatttttttcttcatgtttttggCATCTGAAAGCCTCACCCTTTACTTTCAGCAGAGCTCCGACAAATGTAAACCTGGAGGATGATGGACTTCATCTGGTCCTCCTGATGACCATATAAAGCTTGACTTGTCCCGTCTGATCACAAACATTACACGGTTGCCAGAAATgaattcagacgttcacacataaacacatccCCTCGTACACTCCCCCTTCCTGCCTAAAGTGGTCATACACCCCCTCACAGCCTAATGACACTACACCACTGTCACCCAACAGGCCCATCCCCCTCCCCCCAGCTGTTACAGGTGTTTTGTCCATACAGGAAACATTAACTTCATCACTGGAACAAGTCGCTCTTTTACCCCAAGAGGCTTCGTAAGTTCTCAAGTGTCAGAAAcagatttgtttaaaaaaaggcAGAAACAACGCATCCGAAACATTTCCAAGAAGAATAATTCATTTTTGATGGAACGTGTAAACCCAAAGCAATGTGTCctcaacaaggttattatcgttaacgaaaactaatgaaatgacgaaaactagaattgaaaaaacattttcattaactgaaataaataaaaactataattaaaagaaaaaacaataactatctgaaactgtattgtgtgtttacagaactaactaaaacataaaagttatggataaaattcccttcgttttcgtctt
This region of Sphaeramia orbicularis chromosome 12, fSphaOr1.1, whole genome shotgun sequence genomic DNA includes:
- the LOC115430595 gene encoding mucin-5AC-like isoform X1, yielding MIWFNMKTCPLLWGVSILLSVGAMGSPITNTTGMSSTVKADQMATALTTAPTTVPATAPATALTTALTTAPPIALTTESATAHVHHHEPEKTSGPTHKPAEVTATPHMTTEVITNTQVQLLHTSTVPESKATASDQPTPSGTRTGTVQSTEVQPHPQSPTTSTAVTPPETASTTLPTTAALGTISPTTGTISPTITTASPTSASSSLGRSTMGTTTSELFSTATPGSSPEVPSLTHKPSSPSVSENSSVMVSATTGSSPVLNHTSSFPESRTEMPTTTTTTSGTPPPPSTHKPISATTPYMSTSAFPDTTKLQPPAESSSTKVSTSTTMASNHSGGILIPVSPRKLPVPTSKSVTPVTKITESPPTTQVQSCSVRHIIKQCLIAVAVLAALATIFMVSTIILCTKLSARKYRVKKPQQATEMMCISALLPERNHNYTRQRNPVTNGVLVIPSGADSDDDGGDNLTLSSFLPDNDRFV